The Miscanthus floridulus cultivar M001 chromosome 6, ASM1932011v1, whole genome shotgun sequence genomic interval TCTTGGTTGTTGCGTGTTTGTTTCTTCTGGCGCGCAGATGTGGCCGGATCTGATACAGAAGGCCAAGGACggcggcctcgacgtcgtgcagacCTACGTCTTCTGGAACGGCCATGAGCCCTCCCGTGGACAGGTAGTTACCGACGCTGGTAAAAATGTCGGTTTCTTTGCCCCCTTCCTCTGCTGTTCTTGATGTGGTGGTTGGTTGCCCATGCGCAGTACTACTTCGAGGGGCGGTATGATCTGGTGCACTTCATCAAGCTGGTGAAGCAGGCCGGACTCTACGTGCACCTCCGCATTGGCCCCTACGTCTGCGCCGAGTGGAATTTTGGGTAAGCGGAACTTTCTTGGTTTTGCTCTATGTTTGTACGAATTGTTTAGGGCGACATTGATGTTCTTGCTGTGTCCATTGGTTTCTTGTGGTGTGTATGAGTTTCTtcttgagaaaaaaaaatcatgcgGAGATTTGGTAGTTAATTTGGTTTACTGAAGTCGTTTTCATGCTCTTGTAGTTGACAGTGAGTGTTCGCTTGTAACAACTCAGTCCTGTATTCCTGTGCTTTAAATTTGGCTAGTGAGGAATAATTAACACAGATCCATTGATGTCAAGGTGATGTGAAGTATGCTAAACTATGCTTCTCTTCCCACTTTTGGTTTCAGTGGTTTCCCTGTTTGGCTCAAGTATGTCCCGGGCATCAGCTTTAGGACCGATAATGAACCGTTCAAGGTAAGAATTGATTTGTGGCTCTGCTTTTCATGTGTTTCTCCTTTCTAAAATTACTGCAAAACTCGATAAGTTTTTTTTTAACCCTGGGTTCAATCTTGAACAGGCTGAGATGCAGAAATTCACCACGAAGATCGTTGACATGATGAAGTCCGAAGGGCTCTTTGAATGGCAGGGAGGGCCAATAATCCTCTCCCAGGTATGTTTGCAACTCTCCTTTGATATGTATTGATGCCATCCTTTTGAATGCAACCCACCATTGGATTCTGATTGTCCTTGCAGATTGAGAATGAGTTTGGGCCCTTGGAGTGGGATCAGGGAGAGCCCGCCAAGGCCTACGCATCATGGGCAGCTAACATGGCAGTTGCACTCAACACAAGTGTTCCATGGGTCATGTGCAAAGAAGATGATGCCCCGGATCCAATTGTATGTCCTGTACTCCCTTTATTTAAGTGTGCATCTTGGGCAGGATTTCTTTAATGTGCTGGGGTCTGAACTTGTGTCCATCTTCCAAGATAGGAAACTAATGATTGGTCATACTCCTATGTTGgatggtttgctattttcttcctctcctttttcATTCATCAAGAACTTACTTTGATCTAATGGTTGCAGATTAATACTTGCAATGGATTTTATTGTGACTGGTTCGCCCCAAACAAACCTCACAAGCCTACCATGTGGACTGAGGCTTGGACATCTTGGTAATTTAGTTTGCTTTCTTTTCTTAACCTAAGAAATCAGGAACTTGTAATTTTTCAAGTCTACGGATGAATAGTCACTAGTGTGTCTGTATCTTTCAAGAAAAGAACTTTCTATAGGCTGTGTGCTTTTATGCAGAAGTCGGACAACATGGTTTTATCAACTTGATATAATTTCTTGAGTTAATAAATGCTTCctcaataaaaaaaaagaaaccagacacttgtagttttttttttaaatatttctcCTGATGTATCCCTTTTTCTCTCTTGAATGCAGGTATACAGGATTTGGTATTCCAGTCCCACATAGACCAGTAGAGGATCTAGCATATGGTGTTGCCAAGTTTATTCAGAAGGGTGGCTCTTTTGTTAATTATTACATGGTAACTCCCATGATTCATGCTATGCAGCTGAAGCTTATTACCAAATTATTGAATGAGCAAAATTATGACTTATGACACCACTTTGCAGTATCATGGAGGAACAAATTTTGGGCGCACAGCTGGTGGTCCATTCATTGCAACTAGCTACGACTATGATGCTCCTATTGATGAATATGGTGAGTTGAACACATTCTACTTTGGTAAAAGGCACGTATTATACAGTTTTCATCAATCTCCTCTCATGTAAGGATTACTGCTACATAATTTCCCCTAAAGCAACATCTATATGTGATTCCATAGATGCTATAAGGTTGATTTAATATTACTCCAGTCATCCTGAATGAAACTGTATGTATTTTGTGATATGTTTTTCCTGTCAGCAGTGGCAACAGCATGACACACTAATATTGACATCCACAGTCCCTAGTATGTGAGACTACAAGGTTTTAATTATTAAAATTGTTGGATAAAGATAAATGTAACCTCTAATATCCTTGATTATTAAAATACTTGATTGGGTCAGACATTGTTTCTGCAATCAAAAGCAAATGCATCTAGCATTGTTTTATTACTTTGATGGAGTGAGTACATTGGGGCATTTGGTGCAAAATAGCAAGTGATTATATTTCAATCATTTCATAATCAAATAATCCCTTATGTTGATCAAGTTGATCTGAGTTCCTCCCCTTCACTTCCTCAGGCTTACTGAGAGAACCAAAATGGGGTCACTTGAAGGAGTTGCATAAAGCTATCAAGCTTTGTGAACCAGCATTGGTTGCAGGAGACCCAATTGTAACTTCACTTGGCAATGCTCAGCAGGTTGTTAATTAGTACAGCATTAAGTTCATTCTTCTGCTCTTGAATGCAATAATATTTTGTACAGGACTGACTTCTTGGTAATTTCATCTTTAGGCATCTGTTTTTAGATCAAGCACTGATGCTTGTGTGGCCTTCCTTGAGAACAAGGATAAAGTATCTTATGGTAGGGTATCATTCAATGGAATGCATTATAATCTACCTCCCTGGTCCATAAGTATTCTCCCAGACTGCAAAACAACAGTTTACAACACTGCCAGGGTGAGATTGGGCACCTGAGTCTTTTTTTTTCATTCTACAACTTCCTTTTGTTCTTACTCTAATTGAGTTACTTTCTTAAATTGGATGGTTTTCCTAATATTGAGTTCACACAACATTTCCTTGGTGCTACTGTACCTTATAATTCTTGGTGAAAAACTTTTTATACTGATATGTTTATACAGGTTGGAAGTCAGATTTCACAAATGAAAATGGAATGGGCTGGAGGATTCACATGGCAATCATACAATGAGGATATAAACTCCTTGGGTGATGAATCATTTGCAACAGTAGGGTTACTGGAACAGATAAATATGACAAGGGATAACACAGACTACTTATGGTATACAACATAGTGAGTACCCTAAGTCCCTAACTTAGAAAATCTAATAATAGCTTTTACATTTCGAAGATGCTAAAGGTTTCACTTTCAGCGTTGATGTTGCTCAGGATGAGCAGTTTCTCAGTAATGGGAAGAATCCAATGCTAACTGTTATGTCGGCTGGTCATGCTTTGCATATTTTCGTTAATGGACAACTAACTGGTAAAACAaagggctctctctctctctctctctctcccctcttgATTTTCATCATGCTCTCTAATTCATTGGCAGGAACTGTGTATGGAAGTGTAGATGATCCAAGATTGACATATCGTGGAAATGTGAAACTTTGGCCAGGCAGTAACACTATTTCATGCTTAAGTATAGCAGTTGGTCTCCCGGTAAGTGCACCAGTTTTTTTCAACAGCAGATAGTACTCTTGGCTTTGAGCTGTGTCAACCTTTCCAGATTCATTCCATTAACCT includes:
- the LOC136456161 gene encoding beta-galactosidase 2 isoform X1 produces the protein MAPAAPAGLAAVVVAVAVLAAAVSAAVTYDRKAVVVNGQRRILMSGSIHYPRSVPEMWPDLIQKAKDGGLDVVQTYVFWNGHEPSRGQYYFEGRYDLVHFIKLVKQAGLYVHLRIGPYVCAEWNFGGFPVWLKYVPGISFRTDNEPFKAEMQKFTTKIVDMMKSEGLFEWQGGPIILSQIENEFGPLEWDQGEPAKAYASWAANMAVALNTSVPWVMCKEDDAPDPIINTCNGFYCDWFAPNKPHKPTMWTEAWTSWYTGFGIPVPHRPVEDLAYGVAKFIQKGGSFVNYYMYHGGTNFGRTAGGPFIATSYDYDAPIDEYGLLREPKWGHLKELHKAIKLCEPALVAGDPIVTSLGNAQQASVFRSSTDACVAFLENKDKVSYGRVSFNGMHYNLPPWSISILPDCKTTVYNTARVGSQISQMKMEWAGGFTWQSYNEDINSLGDESFATVGLLEQINMTRDNTDYLWYTTYVDVAQDEQFLSNGKNPMLTVMSAGHALHIFVNGQLTGKTKGSLSLSLSPLLIFIMLSNSLAGTVYGSVDDPRLTYRGNVKLWPGSNTISCLSIAVGLPNVGEHFETWNAGILGPVTLDGLNEGRRDLTWQKWTYKVGLKGEDLSLHSLSGSSSVEWGEPMQKQPLTWYKAFFNAPDGDEPLALDMSSMGKGQIWINGQGIGRYWPGYKASGTCGICDYRGEYDEKKCQTNCGDSSQRWYHVPRSWLNPTGNLLVIFEEWGGDPTGISMVKRTTGSICADVSEWQPSMTNWRTKDYEKAKIHLQCDHGRKMTDIKFASFGTPQGSCGSYFEGGCHAHKSYDIFWKNCIGQERCGVSVVPDVFGGDPCPGTMKRAVVEAICG
- the LOC136456161 gene encoding beta-galactosidase 2 isoform X3, which translates into the protein MAPAAPAGLAAVVVAVAVLAAAVSAAVTYDRKAVVVNGQRRILMSGSIHYPRSVPEMWPDLIQKAKDGGLDVVQTYVFWNGHEPSRGQYYFEGRYDLVHFIKLVKQAGLYVHLRIGPYVCAEWNFGGFPVWLKYVPGISFRTDNEPFKAEMQKFTTKIVDMMKSEGLFEWQGGPIILSQIENEFGPLEWDQGEPAKAYASWAANMAVALNTSVPWVMCKEDDAPDPIINTCNGFYCDWFAPNKPHKPTMWTEAWTSWYTGFGIPVPHRPVEDLAYGVAKFIQKGGSFVNYYMYHGGTNFGRTAGGPFIATSYDYDAPIDEYGLLREPKWGHLKELHKAIKLCEPALVAGDPIVTSLGNAQQASVFRSSTDACVAFLENKDKVSYGRVSFNGMHYNLPPWSISILPDCKTTVYNTARVGSQISQMKMEWAGGFTWQSYNEDINSLGDESFATVGLLEQINMTRDNTDYLWYTTYVDVAQDEQFLSNGKNPMLTVMSAGHALHIFVNGQLTDDPRLTYRGNVKLWPGSNTISCLSIAVGLPNVGEHFETWNAGILGPVTLDGLNEGRRDLTWQKWTYKVGLKGEDLSLHSLSGSSSVEWGEPMQKQPLTWYKAFFNAPDGDEPLALDMSSMGKGQIWINGQGIGRYWPGYKASGTCGICDYRGEYDEKKCQTNCGDSSQRWYHVPRSWLNPTGNLLVIFEEWGGDPTGISMVKRTTGSICADVSEWQPSMTNWRTKDYEKAKIHLQCDHGRKMTDIKFASFGTPQGSCGSYFEGGCHAHKSYDIFWKNCIGQERCGVSVVPDVFGGDPCPGTMKRAVVEAICG
- the LOC136456161 gene encoding beta-galactosidase 2 isoform X2 — protein: MAPAAPAGLAAVVVAVAVLAAAVSAAVTYDRKAVVVNGQRRILMSGSIHYPRSVPEMWPDLIQKAKDGGLDVVQTYVFWNGHEPSRGQYYFEGRYDLVHFIKLVKQAGLYVHLRIGPYVCAEWNFGGFPVWLKYVPGISFRTDNEPFKAEMQKFTTKIVDMMKSEGLFEWQGGPIILSQIENEFGPLEWDQGEPAKAYASWAANMAVALNTSVPWVMCKEDDAPDPIINTCNGFYCDWFAPNKPHKPTMWTEAWTSWYTGFGIPVPHRPVEDLAYGVAKFIQKGGSFVNYYMYHGGTNFGRTAGGPFIATSYDYDAPIDEYGLLREPKWGHLKELHKAIKLCEPALVAGDPIVTSLGNAQQASVFRSSTDACVAFLENKDKVSYGRVSFNGMHYNLPPWSISILPDCKTTVYNTARVGSQISQMKMEWAGGFTWQSYNEDINSLGDESFATVGLLEQINMTRDNTDYLWYTTYVDVAQDEQFLSNGKNPMLTVMSAGHALHIFVNGQLTGTVYGSVDDPRLTYRGNVKLWPGSNTISCLSIAVGLPNVGEHFETWNAGILGPVTLDGLNEGRRDLTWQKWTYKVGLKGEDLSLHSLSGSSSVEWGEPMQKQPLTWYKAFFNAPDGDEPLALDMSSMGKGQIWINGQGIGRYWPGYKASGTCGICDYRGEYDEKKCQTNCGDSSQRWYHVPRSWLNPTGNLLVIFEEWGGDPTGISMVKRTTGSICADVSEWQPSMTNWRTKDYEKAKIHLQCDHGRKMTDIKFASFGTPQGSCGSYFEGGCHAHKSYDIFWKNCIGQERCGVSVVPDVFGGDPCPGTMKRAVVEAICG